The following proteins come from a genomic window of Actinomycetota bacterium:
- a CDS encoding small multi-drug export protein yields the protein MSQITAYFSENIGKILSTFFTAMTPIGELRASIPLGLGVYKLDIYSTIIFSILGNLIPAVVIVYALEPVSKFLMKRFRIFDRFFTWLFNRTRKKYYKKFEKYSGFALATFVGIPLPVTGAWTGATIAFVFGIPPKKAVLDIFLGILMAAAIVTIVFKTVGYVSFITVR from the coding sequence ATGTCTCAAATAACTGCTTATTTTTCTGAAAATATCGGAAAGATACTGTCTACCTTTTTTACTGCAATGACTCCCATAGGAGAATTAAGAGCATCTATTCCACTGGGTCTTGGTGTTTATAAGCTGGATATTTACAGCACTATAATATTCTCAATACTGGGCAATCTGATTCCGGCTGTGGTAATAGTCTATGCTCTGGAACCTGTATCAAAATTTTTAATGAAAAGATTTAGGATTTTTGACAGATTCTTCACATGGCTGTTTAACCGGACAAGAAAAAAATATTATAAGAAATTTGAAAAATACTCAGGTTTTGCATTAGCGACCTTTGTGGGTATCCCCCTCCCTGTCACAGGCGCATGGACCGGGGCAACAATTGCTTTTGTTTTCGGCATTCCACCTAAAAAAGCTGTTCTGGATATCTTTCTTGGAATACTTATGGCGGCGGCAATTGTCACTATTGTTTTTAAAACTGTCGGATACGTTAGTTTTATAACTGTACGTTAG